The genomic segment AGTATCTTCGATATCCCCATAAACGCCCCTGTGTTTCCAGCAGACACAACACACTGAGAAGCCTTTTCTCTCACATCCTGAACAGCTTTATACATGCTCGAGCCCTTCTTTCTCACTGCAGAAGAGAGCTTGTCATCAGACATCACAACATCGCCAGCATGGATGATTTCGCAACTCTCCAGTAAATGAACGTTAGCCTTAGATGATAAACAGCGCTCGATAGATGAAGAGTTGCCAAAAAGCCTGAAGAAAACCGAAGATGGATTCTGCCGAAGATACACAGAGGCACCAAGAAGAATTTCATCAGGTGCCCTATCCCCGCCCATAGTATCAAGGGCAACTACAACCTTACGCCCTACCTGATCCATCACATAAACCGGTACCGCCACAGCAAGAGCCCCCAATTGAGAGAATCAACTAGAACCTGCTTTTCCCTTTGGAGAAAGAACCCGTCTACCATTGTAAAAACCATCCAACGACACATGGTGCGACCGTTGAAACTCCCCCGTAGTTTTATTCACAATAACATTCTCAGGCCGAAGGCCATCATGGGAACGTCTTTTACCGCGCCTGGACGGGCTGGTCTTCCTTTTGGGAACAGGCATAACAGAGCTAATAAGTTTTCACGCTGAGGGAATTATATTACGCGGTGCACTTCAAAACAAGAGTCTCCTCTTTAAGTAGAGAACACTGTACGAGAGCAAAAATTTAACAATATCTTTACCGTTAGTAAGAGCAAAAAAAATCCTACCAGAAATTGCAATTCTATTAAACAAATGGTTCAACAACTTGAAAGTGCAAAGATAAACTGAACATTGGACACGTTAGAACAACAACACTATGTTATTCCTCAAACAGCGAGAGAAGCTGGATCTTCCTCTGATACGGAAGAGACTGAGGCAGAATCCAAGAGTGGAGCACACTCTCCAGAAGCAGGACGATGACCGGCTTTTATACCTTTAAAAGACGCGCTTAATGAAGAAAAGGAATCAATTTTGCACTGAACAACATCAAAACATGCAAGCACAAGAGCGGATATTAGTGAGAAAAGAATTCCAGCAACAATACAAACTCTTTCTAAGGTTAGTGTTTCTGAAAGATTAGGTATGCCCAAGGGGTCTTCTCTAACTAACCTCAGCAAGGATACAAAAGCTGCTGCACAAAATATAAGCCCCGGTATTAAAGCACAAAAAACGCCGCGACAAAGCTCGGCTGACCTAGATCGCTTAGAATCTTTAGGAGCCCGCCTATAAGTTTGAGTGAAAGCGACCCCAAGAAGGACTATCCCAGCACAAAGCATAATCATTGATGCCACTCCACCAGCGCTGAAATCCTTAAAGCAAGGGATTTCAATAGACGCAAGAGCAACTAAAACCATCCCTAAAACTATAGAGAAGAAAAAGATAACCCTTGGCCCAAAGCACGAAACAACTTTTTTCATGACATGATCGGCTTTAGCGCTTGTATTAACAGCATTACGCACACCCTCAGCTGCTGTGTTAAAATGCTTTTCCTTAAGGACGTTTAGTGCGTACATAAAATCGAGCACTTCTGAGCACGCAGCAGACACCGCATCAGAAATCTCTGTACGTGTGGTGCTTGCAGAATTTTCTAGTACAGTGACCAGTGAATAAACAGCGCTCAAACTCTTGACAGGCTGATGCGGACTCGAATACACACCTCCAAACAGAGACGCAAAAGCAGCTCCAAGAACAGACTCTACAACCTGCCGACTTGAGCTACCATCGTCTAAAGGGCCACTCTCTCGCCCAGACACAGTGCAGGAAGCAACGACATTTGGATTACTTGCAGCAATCGCGAGCTGAATAGGCACGCAAGCAGCATATTCTTGCATTCTTCCAAGAAGTAAAGTAATTGAGGCAGTTGATCTTGAAGACTCTCCCCCTACATCCAATAGAGCAGCATATAGATTACTGGTAGATGAGATCAAATCCTCTACAAACCCGTTAAGACCAAGGGTCTCTCTTAGACTCCGCACAAAACCCTTAGATTGCTCAATTACTTTGCACACTTCACCGGTAGCACTAGCGACATCAGCTGGAATCCGTCTTATTGATGCGCGCAATTGTCGTACTCTTTCTATGCATCTTGTAACTTCTTCTCTGACACGCGCATCGCTTATCTTATCTGCAGCTGCTCTTGCAGCCGCAAGATCACCCCTGCCACATGCGCCAATTACAGCATGAATTTCACCAGCGTCAGCCGCATTAGTTGGATCCTCTGCTAGACCTCTTAAAGCATGTAAATCTTCAAGCGAAAGACCCACCCCACAAGAGGCAGAAATACCTGTAACGAGAGTGAATATACTGTTGGAGGTATTGCTGACATTTTCAGGAAGGCTAGTTATAGTCGAGCGTATCCGCCGTACCTTTTCTATGCATCTTACAGCTTCTTCTCTGACACGCGCATCGCTTATCTTATCTGCAGCTGCTCTTGCAGCCGCAAGATCACCAGTACCACATGCGCCAATTACAGCATGAATTTCACCAGCGTCAGCCGCATTAGTTGGATCCTCTGCTAGACCTCTTAAAGCATGTAAATCTTCAAGCGAAAGACCCACCCCACAAGAGGCAGAAATACCTGTAACAGCAGTAGATAAACTATCTAGGAAAGCACTAGCATCGCCAAATATCTCTCTTAATGTAGCACTACCACTCCTAAAGACAGGATATAGGGAAAGCGCACAAACATACCTACGACACTTATTAATAGCGTCTTCAGCGATTTGCTGTGACCTACTTGATCTTGCCTCATCTATCCCTCTTACCTCGTCCAACAAAGCACTGACATAAAAAAACAAAATACGTGCCAGAGCGATCTCTGATGGGGCAGAAGCGGCGGCAGTAGGACAAGACTTAATAGAACCGCTCTCGTCACTTGGGAGTGTTGCAAAAGGTGAAAGCATAGTTACTACGCTCTCAAGGGAACATACAACATTCTTTCGGATCTTCACGAGGTCTTGAGCAGCCCTGCCATCCCTGACAGGGTACAGCATCTCTTCAACTGCTCTGAAACATGAGACTAGTTCTGCGATAAAATGGACGTGTAATCCTCCCTCTTCTCCAATCGAAGTTAAAAGAGCCGACAAGAATCCTGGAGAAACAAAAGTATTAACTAGCTCATTACTAGACTGCAATGTACCTTTGATATTACTGAACATCGACTGCTTTTTACCTAAAATGACCTTTTTCTCATTCTTTTTTCTGTGTAGATTCCCTGAAGACTTCTCCTTTTTAGGAGATTGAATCAGATCAAAAGCTACAAAATCGCTACTATAACTACCAACAACGCTACTCCCACTAGAGCCAGAAAACTGACCAGAGTCACATACAGACCCATCAACTACGGGTGAAACTTCAGCATCACCCGGAATAGATAGTAGACTACGTACAGCAGCAGACCTTCCATCTTTCTTTTTACGAGAAAGACGAGAAACAACATTCCTGAGGAAAGTGTGACCCTTTTTTAAATTACCCATCACAGCTCCAAGGCCACCTCTAGCAAGAAGACCGCCCTCAAATAAAGGACACGCCTAAATTGCCAGATGGTTACTATATCAACTGTGATAATAATAGCATTATTCTAGAAAGATATCTATGCTCTATTATGTAAATAATATAACTATTTTAAAAACCAAAAGGAACCTCCTCCTAGAGGGACCCCCTCATGCTTTCATTGTAACATTAAGTAATTAAAATATCGCTAGGACTCAAAAATAGTCAGTTACTTAAGCCTGGATAAAAGCTCGAGAAAAGACCTTTCGTCCAAATTTTCAAAATAGTCGTCGTTAATCTGTACGACTGGCGCGCTAACACAGGCCCCAAGACACTCTACTTCATCTAAAGAAAATTTGTTGTCTTCGGTTTTATGGCCCACTTTGATCCCTAATTCTCGTTTCGCAGCTTCAATTAGACAATCGGAACCTCTCAACCAACATGGCGTGGTTCTGCAGACACGTATGGTATGCTTCCCCACCGGGGCAGTATTAAACATACTGTAGAAAGACGCCACTTCATACACTTTAATAACCGGTAGTCCAAGTAACTGTGCAACATGATCCATTGCAGCGATAGGAATCCAGTTTTCATGCTGTCTTTGGACAAGGTGTAGCAACGGAAGGACAGCACTCCTCTTACGGGAAGCGGGATATTTAGCAAGGATTCTAGCTACCTCTCGTGAATTCTCTTCACTAAAGCAGAATTTGTCCGGTTGAATTGATGCATGAGCAATACGTTTTTTCATGAAAAGCAAAACTAAAAAAACCTGCAAGCAAGTATGGCAAGGAAATTGATAATTGAGGCAAGACAGATCCAGAAAAACACCTCACATCGTGACGCAGTAACCGCACGATACTTACTCTCCTTATTGTCCTCGAAGGCCTCTTTTAAAACAACCGCTATCTTATGGATTTTCTCCCTCACTAGCACTGTTGGACACATCCTGTCTTTATACCACCTCCTTATCATTGGTTCTATTATTCGCCATACGTTTATCTCTGGATCAAGTTTCGCACAGTTTGCCTCGAGAAAAATTAAATTCTTTTGCATCAAAATAAGATTTGGGTTAATCTCGATACGGAAATCCCTAGAAAGCTTAAAGAAATCACCCAGAAGACGAGATAGTGAGACCTCCTTCAGCGGTTTGTCTACTATAGGCTCAGCGAGAGCACGACACGCAGAAGCAAA from the Neorickettsia sennetsu str. Miyayama genome contains:
- the rpmF gene encoding 50S ribosomal protein L32 codes for the protein MPVPKRKTSPSRRGKRRSHDGLRPENVIVNKTTGEFQRSHHVSLDGFYNGRRVLSPKGKAGSS
- the nuoE gene encoding NADH-quinone oxidoreductase subunit NuoE, whose product is MKKRIAHASIQPDKFCFSEENSREVARILAKYPASRKRSAVLPLLHLVQRQHENWIPIAAMDHVAQLLGLPVIKVYEVASFYSMFNTAPVGKHTIRVCRTTPCWLRGSDCLIEAAKRELGIKVGHKTEDNKFSLDEVECLGACVSAPVVQINDDYFENLDERSFLELLSRLK